The following proteins are co-located in the Macadamia integrifolia cultivar HAES 741 unplaced genomic scaffold, SCU_Mint_v3 scaffold580, whole genome shotgun sequence genome:
- the LOC122069329 gene encoding probable LRR receptor-like serine/threonine-protein kinase At2g23950, which translates to MIFVNDRPSSATAMVFNLLFLIFFLSSAHLSLCYEPRNQEVEALISIRRALIDPHGVLNNWDEDSVDPCSWAMVTCSPENLVIGLGAPSQSLSGILSGTIGVLTNLRQVLLQNNNISGEIPAELGNLPKLQTLDLSNNGFSGIIPESLGQLKGLQYMRLNNNSLSGAFPVSLSKIPELAFLDLSFNNLSGPLPPKFPARTFNVVGNPLICGGHSTEGYCGTPMPIPLSFSLDSSQRKSKNKKVAVAIGASLGSVFLILLTLGFLRWWRKNYQNRSILNINDKQEEGLINLGNLRQFTLREIQVATENFSSKNILGKGGFGNVYKGRLTDGTMVAVKRLKDISGTSGESQFKTEVEMISLAVHRNLLRLLGYCATSNERLLVYPYMSNGSVASRLKGKPTLDWNTRKRIALGAGRGLLYLHEQCDPKIIHRDVKAANILLDDYCEAVVGDFGLAKLLDHADSHVTTAVRGTVGHIAPEYLSTGQSSEKTDVFGFGILLLELITGMRALQFGKAVNQKGAMLDWVKKIQQEKKVEVLVDKDLGPNYDRIEVGEMIQVALLCTQFLPAHRPKMSEVVRMLEGDGLAEKWEASQRAQAHKKTETSSATGATMRPIGYMSQMKQHHDDDDDDVDDDVHARMLWVKMDDDDDRSLDTHAMELSGPR; encoded by the exons ATGATTTTTGTGAACGATAGGCCCTCCTCTGCAACAGCCATGGTGTTCAACCTcctctttctcatcttctttctctcctctgcGCATCTTTCTTTGTGTTATGAACCTCGCAATCAGGAAG TGGAAGCTCTGATCAGTATCAGAAGAGCTTTGATTGATCCTCATGGAGTTCTGAACAACTGGGATGAAGATTCTGTCGATCCTTGTAGCTGGGCTATGGTCACTTGTTCACCAGAAAATCTTGTTATTGGCCT AGGAGCTCCAAGCCAGAGCCTGTCAGGAATTTTGTCTGGAACGATTGGCGTCCTAACGAATCTCCGGCAAGT GTTACTGCAAAATAACAACATATCAGGAGAAATTCCAGCAGAGTTAGGAAATCTTCCCAAGCTTCAGACATTGGATCTCTCCAATAACGGGTTCTCTGGCATCATTCCCGAGTCTCTGGGCCAGCTGAAGGGTCTTCAGTACAT GAGGCTGAACAATAACAGCTTATCTGGAGCCTTTCCTGTGTCATTATCGAAAATCCCTGAGCTTGCTTTCTT GGATTTGTCTTTCAACAATCTCAGCGGACCTTTGCCCCCCAAGTTTCCCGCCAGAACATTCAA TGTTGTGGGAAACCCTCTGATATGTGGAGGCCATTCTACTGAAGGTTACTGTGGAACACCCATGCCTATTCCGCTTAGCTTCTCTCTAGATTCATCACAGA gaaaatccaagaacaaGAAAGTAGCCGTTGCAATTGGTGCTAGCCTTggctctgtttttctcatcctaCTAACTCTGGGCTTCCTTCGCTGGTGGAGGAAGAATTATCAGAACCGATCCATACTGAACATAAATG ACAAGCAAGAGGAGGGATTAATAAACTTAGGCAACCTCAGACAATTCACACTGAGAGAGATCCAAGTAGCAACAGAgaacttcagctccaagaacatATTGGGCAAAGGAGGTTTCGGGAACGTATACAAAGGGAGATTAACAGATGGAACAATGGTCGCAGTGAAGAGATTGAAAGACATAAGTGGAACCTCCGGTGAATCACAGTTCAAAACTGAAGTAGAGATGATTAGCCTTGCTGTTCATCGTAACCTCCTCAGATTGCTCGGTTACTGTGCTACTTCCAACGAAAGGCTCCTTGTCTATCCTTACATGTCTAATGGCAGTGTCGCTTCCAGACTTAAAG GTAAGCCAACGTTGGATTGGAACACAAGGAAGAGAATTGCATTGGGAGCCGGGAGGGGTCTTCTCTATCTACACGAACAATGCGATCCAAAGATCATCCACAGAGATGTCAAAGCTGCCAACATTCTTCTGGACGATTACTGTGAAGCTGTGGTCGGTGACTTTGGCCTCGCTAAGCTGCTTGACCACGCAGACTCTCATGTCACCACCGCCGTTCGCGGCACCGTCGGACATATCGCACCGGAATATCTATCGACGGGGCAGTCGTCGGAGAAGACTGATGTGTTCGGATTTGGTATTCTCTTGTTGGAACTCATCACCGGCATGAGAGCTCTGCAATTCGGTAAAGCCGTTAACCAGAAAGGAGCTATGCTTGATTGG GTGAAGAAGATACAGCAAGAGAAGAAGGTGGAGGTGTTAGTGGACAAGGATCTGGGCCCCAACTATGACAGGATTGAGGTAGGGGAGATGATACAAGTGGCACTACTTTGTACTCAATTTCTGCCGGCCCATAGGCCGAAAATGTCTGAGGTGGTAAGAATGTTGGAAGGTGATGGGCTTGCAGAGAAGTGGGAAGCATCACAGAGGGCCCAAGCCCACAAGAAGACAGAGACTTCTAGTGCTACTGGAGCTACAATGCGGCCCATTGGATACATGTCGCAGATGAAGCAacatcatgatgatgatgacgatgatgttgatgatgatgttcatGCTAGAATGCTTTGGGTGAagatggatgatgatgatgatcggTCTTTGGATACCCATGCCATGGAGCTCTCTGGTCCAAGATGA